One window of the Onthophagus taurus isolate NC unplaced genomic scaffold, IU_Otau_3.0 ScKx7SY_16, whole genome shotgun sequence genome contains the following:
- the LOC111417688 gene encoding transmembrane ascorbate-dependent reductase CYB561 isoform X2: MFKTNQQANLTTRNRRDSKEIKKSLLFGNQMEARNEHQTTKRFNTLFYTTTILGVTIFVVMLIWVFAFRGGLSGRSHPDLEFNWHPLLMFFGMILLYSQAILLYRSRRYDTKRRLKLAHAGVHFSIIFLTIFGLITAFDSHNLAVDKPNLYTMHSWLGLTTVIAFCLQYVVGFACFLFPGFTKDLRATLLPAHVNIGTAIFILASFTALMGFCEKAIFSLSDKYKRFPPEGYLVNTLAMLTALFSVLTLYLVNEREYKRENVPEDEIALTRNE; this comes from the exons ATGTTTAAAACGAATCAACAGGCGAATTTAACAACGAGAAATAGACGAGAtagtaaagaaattaaaaaatcacttctttTCGG GAACCAAATGGAAGCTCGAAATGAACATCAAACAACAAAGCGTTTCAACACCTTATTTTATACAACGACCATTTTGGGAGTAACAATTTTCGTTGTCATGTTAATTTGGGTTTTTGCTTTTCGAGGGGGGTTAAGCGGAAGATCTCACCCAGATTTAGAGTTTAATTGGCATCCTCTCCTAATGTTTTTCGGAATGATTTTATTGTATTCGCAag cGATTTTATTGTATCGTAGTCGGAGATATGATACTAAAAGGAGATTGAAGCTGGCTCACGCTGGGGTTCACTTctccataatttttttaaccataTTTGGTTTAATTACAGCTTTTGATTCGCATAATTTAGCCGTTGATAAACCAAATTTATATACGATGCATTCTTGGTTGGGATTAACCACTGTAATCGCTTTTTGTCTTcag tacgTAGTTGGATTTGCTTGCTTTTTATTTCCGGGTTTTACTAAAGATCTCCGTGCAACTTTATTACCGGCTCACGTTAACATTGGTActgcaattttcattttagCTTCCTTTACCGCTCTTATGGGGTTCTGCGAAAAAGCAATTTTCAGTTTAAg tgacAAATACAAACGATTTCCCCCCGAAGGTTACCTTGTAAACACTTTGGCTATGTTGACTGCCCTCTTTTCCgttttaactttatatttgGTGAATGAGCGTGAGTATAAACGAGAGAATGTCCCTGAAGATGAAATCGCTTTGACGAGAAATGAATAA
- the LOC111417688 gene encoding transmembrane ascorbate-dependent reductase CYB561 isoform X1 — protein MFKTNQQANLTTRNRRDSKEIKKSLLFGNQMEARNEHQTTKRFNTLFYTTTILGVTIFVVMLIWVFAFRGGLSGRSHPDLEFNWHPLLMFFGMILLYSQDYYFSAILLYRSRRYDTKRRLKLAHAGVHFSIIFLTIFGLITAFDSHNLAVDKPNLYTMHSWLGLTTVIAFCLQYVVGFACFLFPGFTKDLRATLLPAHVNIGTAIFILASFTALMGFCEKAIFSLSDKYKRFPPEGYLVNTLAMLTALFSVLTLYLVNEREYKRENVPEDEIALTRNE, from the exons ATGTTTAAAACGAATCAACAGGCGAATTTAACAACGAGAAATAGACGAGAtagtaaagaaattaaaaaatcacttctttTCGG GAACCAAATGGAAGCTCGAAATGAACATCAAACAACAAAGCGTTTCAACACCTTATTTTATACAACGACCATTTTGGGAGTAACAATTTTCGTTGTCATGTTAATTTGGGTTTTTGCTTTTCGAGGGGGGTTAAGCGGAAGATCTCACCCAGATTTAGAGTTTAATTGGCATCCTCTCCTAATGTTTTTCGGAATGATTTTATTGTATTCGCAag attattatttttcagcGATTTTATTGTATCGTAGTCGGAGATATGATACTAAAAGGAGATTGAAGCTGGCTCACGCTGGGGTTCACTTctccataatttttttaaccataTTTGGTTTAATTACAGCTTTTGATTCGCATAATTTAGCCGTTGATAAACCAAATTTATATACGATGCATTCTTGGTTGGGATTAACCACTGTAATCGCTTTTTGTCTTcag tacgTAGTTGGATTTGCTTGCTTTTTATTTCCGGGTTTTACTAAAGATCTCCGTGCAACTTTATTACCGGCTCACGTTAACATTGGTActgcaattttcattttagCTTCCTTTACCGCTCTTATGGGGTTCTGCGAAAAAGCAATTTTCAGTTTAAg tgacAAATACAAACGATTTCCCCCCGAAGGTTACCTTGTAAACACTTTGGCTATGTTGACTGCCCTCTTTTCCgttttaactttatatttgGTGAATGAGCGTGAGTATAAACGAGAGAATGTCCCTGAAGATGAAATCGCTTTGACGAGAAATGAATAA